One Frankia alni ACN14a DNA window includes the following coding sequences:
- a CDS encoding sensor histidine kinase: protein MTAAAPHTVPDAVQAGLSGRGGPGRRRTGHGWPVTPSRWSLRTRLLALLMVLLATVSLAIVFVTAVALRGVLLDQLDRRLGEASGRWERTLQHYSGPPLPQQLPGGLGSGLDSGSGSGSGSGSGSEPGYGYGSGTRYGTTTSWRTTAGSVPLTAQTLYGVSAASLLDNFFTGPVEPGTLAAIIDGSGFYGAYIDTTYSLQALSAGQTATVAAVPRDGGTHTRGLGEAGDYRLLSSTRPDGTTVVTGLPMKQVNATLTKMAAIAGAVALAGVAAAALAGTVIVRVTLRPLRRVAATASRVAEIPLDRGEVALSVRVPDVDTDPRTEVGQVGSALNRMLGHIGAALAARHASETRMRQFLADVSHELRTPLAAISGYAELTRRTREPVPPDVTYAMSRVESESARMTALVSDLLLLARLDSGRPLEHEPVDISRMVVDAVSDAHVAAPDHRFALDLPEEPVTVTGDAARLHQVLANLLANARAHTPPGTRVTASLAVTDDEVTVAIVDDGPGIPADLLPEVFERFARGDSSRSRAAGSTGLGLAIVAAVVEAHQGRVEATSQPGRTAFVVTLPRWSAAVSAQGEPPNPATVTPGWTAAPGPAPTSPSAPSAPPAPPVPTAPPVPTAPPAPAAPPAQPAPTAGLARPMRRA, encoded by the coding sequence GTGACCGCAGCCGCACCGCATACTGTCCCGGACGCCGTCCAGGCCGGGCTCTCCGGGCGCGGTGGTCCCGGGCGACGCCGCACCGGCCACGGCTGGCCGGTCACCCCGTCCCGCTGGTCGTTGCGGACGCGGCTGCTCGCCCTGCTCATGGTGCTGCTCGCGACCGTGTCGCTGGCGATCGTGTTCGTCACCGCGGTGGCGTTGCGCGGCGTCCTGCTCGACCAGCTCGACCGCCGGCTGGGCGAGGCGAGCGGAAGGTGGGAACGCACCCTGCAGCACTACTCCGGACCACCGCTGCCGCAGCAGCTCCCCGGCGGCCTGGGCTCGGGACTGGACTCCGGATCGGGGTCCGGATCGGGTTCCGGATCGGGTTCGGAGCCAGGCTATGGGTACGGCTCGGGTACGCGCTACGGCACGACGACCTCCTGGCGGACCACGGCCGGTTCGGTGCCGCTCACCGCGCAGACGTTGTACGGCGTGAGCGCTGCCAGCCTGCTCGACAACTTCTTCACGGGGCCGGTCGAGCCCGGCACATTGGCCGCGATCATCGACGGCTCCGGCTTCTACGGGGCGTACATCGATACGACCTACTCCCTGCAGGCTCTCTCCGCCGGGCAGACCGCCACCGTCGCGGCCGTCCCGCGCGACGGCGGCACGCACACCCGCGGGCTCGGCGAAGCCGGCGACTACCGGCTGCTCAGCAGCACCAGACCCGACGGCACCACCGTCGTCACGGGCCTGCCGATGAAGCAGGTCAACGCGACGCTGACCAAGATGGCCGCCATCGCCGGCGCCGTCGCCCTGGCGGGGGTGGCCGCGGCGGCCCTCGCCGGCACGGTGATCGTCCGGGTGACCCTGCGCCCGCTGCGCCGGGTCGCGGCGACCGCGTCCCGCGTTGCGGAGATCCCGCTCGACCGGGGCGAGGTGGCGCTGTCGGTCCGCGTGCCGGATGTCGACACCGACCCGAGAACCGAGGTAGGCCAGGTGGGCTCGGCGCTCAACCGGATGCTCGGTCACATCGGGGCGGCGCTGGCGGCCCGGCATGCCAGCGAGACGCGGATGCGGCAGTTCCTCGCCGACGTCAGCCACGAGCTGCGCACCCCGCTCGCCGCGATCAGCGGCTACGCGGAGCTCACCCGGCGCACCCGCGAACCCGTCCCACCCGACGTCACCTACGCGATGAGCCGGGTCGAGTCGGAAAGCGCGCGGATGACGGCGCTGGTCTCGGACCTGCTGCTGCTCGCGCGGCTCGACTCCGGGCGGCCGTTGGAGCACGAGCCGGTGGACATCTCCCGGATGGTCGTCGACGCCGTCAGCGATGCGCACGTCGCCGCCCCCGACCACCGCTTCGCGCTCGACCTGCCCGAGGAGCCGGTCACCGTCACCGGCGACGCGGCCCGGCTGCACCAGGTGCTGGCGAATCTGCTGGCCAACGCCCGTGCCCACACCCCGCCGGGAACCCGCGTGACGGCCAGCCTGGCGGTCACCGACGACGAGGTCACCGTCGCCATCGTGGACGACGGCCCCGGCATCCCCGCCGACCTGCTGCCCGAGGTCTTCGAGCGCTTCGCCCGCGGGGACAGCTCCCGGTCCCGGGCCGCGGGCAGCACCGGGCTCGGGCTCGCCATCGTCGCCGCCGTCGTCGAGGCCCACCAGGGCCGGGTGGAGGCAACCAGCCAACCCGGGCGCACGGCCTTCGTCGTCACGCTGCCGCGCTGGTCCGCCGCGGTCTCGGCGCAGGGCGAGCCGCCCAACCCGGCAACCGTGACCCCGGGCTGGACCGCGGCACCAGGTCCGGCGCCGACGTCGCCGTCGGCTCCGTCAGCACCGCCGGCACCGCCCGTACCGACGGCCCCGCCCGTACCGACGGCCCCGCCCGCGCCGGCGGCACCACCCGCGCAGCCCGCACCGACGGCGGGCCTCGCTAGGCCGATGCGCCGCGCCTGA
- a CDS encoding DNA cytosine methyltransferase → MRTIIDLFCGAGGMSLGFVQAGFSPILAIDHDQPSIDTHRANFPGDSLCVDIRDVSDFPAADVVIGGPPCQGFSRLGKKAKKERLENYLWMDFMRCVAASQPAVFVIENVPEFLKDPAFLGVSREAKKLGYKLVFAVLNAANYGVPQRRQRTIVIGSRIGEPELPAPTHQEPQEQAAFFSDLPPWRTVRDAISDLPLEPTNTNLHNSRNVSALSLERYRHIPPGGNRKNLPLHLQPDCWKYKDPRGGGSTDLMGRLEWDAPSLTIRTQFLKPEKGRYLHPEADRSITVREGARLQTFPDDFQFVGSTFQIVKQIGNAVPVELARQVGTEIFRHLEVHENSIVRLEAAG, encoded by the coding sequence GTGCGCACGATCATCGATCTTTTCTGTGGAGCAGGCGGAATGTCGCTCGGCTTCGTCCAGGCGGGTTTTTCACCCATCCTGGCCATCGACCATGATCAGCCGTCCATCGATACCCACCGCGCGAATTTTCCAGGCGATTCGCTGTGCGTTGACATTCGAGACGTCAGCGACTTCCCGGCCGCTGACGTCGTAATAGGTGGTCCGCCTTGCCAAGGATTTAGTCGGCTAGGAAAGAAAGCAAAAAAAGAGCGTCTCGAAAACTATCTCTGGATGGATTTTATGCGATGCGTTGCCGCGTCGCAGCCTGCCGTATTTGTAATCGAGAATGTTCCCGAATTTCTCAAAGATCCTGCTTTTCTCGGAGTCTCTCGGGAAGCAAAAAAACTTGGATACAAGCTGGTATTTGCTGTTCTTAATGCAGCCAATTACGGGGTACCGCAAAGGCGACAGCGTACGATAGTGATTGGAAGCCGGATAGGTGAACCCGAGTTGCCGGCCCCCACTCACCAAGAGCCGCAAGAGCAGGCCGCTTTTTTTTCCGATCTCCCTCCCTGGCGTACAGTACGTGATGCCATTAGTGATCTACCACTGGAGCCGACTAATACGAATCTACACAATAGCAGGAACGTCTCCGCCTTGTCGCTTGAGCGCTATCGCCATATCCCACCTGGTGGTAACCGGAAGAATCTTCCTCTGCATCTACAGCCTGACTGCTGGAAATATAAGGACCCCCGTGGCGGTGGAAGCACCGATCTGATGGGTCGATTGGAATGGGACGCTCCTTCTCTCACGATCAGGACCCAATTCCTAAAACCAGAGAAGGGCCGCTACCTCCACCCTGAAGCAGACAGATCGATAACTGTTCGCGAAGGTGCTCGGCTTCAGACCTTTCCAGACGATTTTCAGTTCGTAGGTAGCACCTTTCAGATCGTCAAGCAGATCGGGAACGCTGTACCCGTTGAGTTGGCCCGCCAAGTCGGGACCGAGATCTTTCGACACCTTGAAGTGCACGAAAATTCAATTGTGCGGCTAGAGGCGGCGGGTTAA
- a CDS encoding HNH endonuclease, which translates to MTPNLFEHGSADDVNPSVYRPLPRHLQDLVDLLPLNVPVHRSEIEKKYGKSNYARRIRKIASEYGWEIERFRDKSGANDDWYVRRSEGPIRPQRIRYEVAPKRRLEIYDRDHWKCQICEDSVGRDQNLTLPQCDHKVPAERGGISLPENLQTLCTRCNLKKRQACGSCTLLTCENCPFAFPEKYDDVIILRLPREVAEKIRAAAAIEEKTISDIITYLTRRL; encoded by the coding sequence CTGACTCCTAATCTGTTCGAACATGGTAGCGCGGACGACGTTAATCCCAGCGTTTACCGCCCGCTTCCCCGACATCTTCAGGATCTTGTCGACCTGCTCCCTCTCAATGTTCCCGTCCACCGTTCCGAGATCGAAAAAAAATACGGAAAATCAAATTATGCTCGAAGAATCAGAAAGATTGCCTCTGAGTACGGTTGGGAAATCGAAAGATTCCGAGATAAAAGCGGCGCAAACGATGATTGGTACGTCCGACGCTCAGAGGGTCCTATCCGCCCTCAGCGGATACGATATGAAGTAGCACCAAAGAGGCGGCTGGAAATTTATGACCGCGACCATTGGAAGTGTCAAATTTGCGAGGACTCCGTAGGTCGCGACCAAAATTTGACGCTTCCACAGTGCGATCACAAGGTGCCGGCGGAACGAGGTGGAATTTCTTTACCTGAGAACCTCCAGACGCTTTGCACTCGATGCAATTTGAAGAAACGACAAGCATGCGGATCCTGCACTCTTCTGACATGCGAAAATTGTCCATTTGCTTTTCCTGAAAAGTATGATGACGTGATTATCCTGAGGCTTCCTCGGGAGGTAGCAGAAAAGATTCGCGCGGCAGCAGCCATTGAAGAGAAAACAATCAGCGATATCATCACTTACTTAACCCGCCGCCTCTAG
- a CDS encoding very short patch repair endonuclease: MRPAPVPPSDPAVSARMSRTRGRDTRCELDLRSELHRRGLRYRVHYPVPGHPRRRIDISFCRLKIAVFVDGCFWHSCPMHASWPASNAEWWAEKIKSNVARDRQTDVFLTEAGWTVIRAWEHENFLAVADRIEEVILSRRRPLIPPC, encoded by the coding sequence ATGCGGCCGGCACCGGTACCGCCAAGCGATCCCGCGGTGTCGGCCCGGATGAGTCGCACCAGGGGGCGAGACACGCGCTGTGAGCTGGATCTGCGATCGGAGCTGCACAGGCGGGGGCTTCGCTACCGTGTGCACTATCCCGTGCCAGGACACCCCAGACGTCGGATCGACATCTCGTTCTGCAGATTGAAGATCGCCGTCTTTGTTGACGGCTGCTTCTGGCATAGTTGCCCTATGCACGCCAGTTGGCCAGCTAGCAACGCCGAGTGGTGGGCCGAGAAGATCAAGTCCAATGTAGCTCGGGACCGCCAAACTGATGTATTTTTGACGGAGGCCGGTTGGACCGTTATTCGCGCATGGGAACACGAGAATTTCCTGGCCGTGGCCGACCGGATAGAAGAAGTCATCCTATCGAGGCGACGACCATTGATCCCGCCGTGTTAA
- a CDS encoding UvrD-helicase domain-containing protein encodes MPADARRPVLVTTFVRTLADGLKANLASLDAVTGADTGSSIEVTTVDALAHRIVTEAEGSAPNVLLDEEVLNGRWIAAAAATDVTCPPTRLRQEWENVILARGVRTVEDYLSVSRAGSAQALTRRQRLRVWAAVEHFLDRMQTAGERTFYQLADDAARYARAMSAGDLFPHVVVDEAQDLHPAQWRLLRAVVPDGPNDLFIVGDAHQRIYDHRVALATMGINVRGRSHRLRLNYRTSEEILTWAIALLEGQVIDDLDGGVDDLAGYRSAFRGTRPPTMHGYPTPAAELDGLVSTVRGWIEGGVEPSAIGVAARTRRMADAAARALGDAGIEVCSLDRRWRGGVETGTMHRMKGLEYRAMAVVDVGTRSVPSVHAVTPKTDDPELHAQDTLRELCLLYVACTRAREFLAVSWSGRPSPFLTSLAT; translated from the coding sequence TTGCCTGCCGACGCAAGGCGACCCGTTCTGGTCACGACCTTCGTGCGCACACTCGCCGACGGCCTGAAGGCAAACCTGGCCTCGCTCGACGCGGTGACCGGCGCCGACACCGGCTCCTCGATCGAGGTCACCACGGTCGATGCGCTTGCCCACCGCATTGTGACCGAAGCCGAGGGATCGGCTCCGAACGTGCTTCTTGACGAGGAGGTGCTGAACGGGCGGTGGATCGCCGCCGCGGCCGCCACCGATGTGACCTGTCCGCCGACCAGGCTCCGCCAGGAATGGGAGAACGTGATCCTGGCCAGAGGGGTACGGACGGTGGAGGACTACCTGTCCGTCTCCCGGGCGGGCTCGGCACAAGCCCTGACAAGGCGGCAGCGGCTGCGGGTCTGGGCGGCCGTCGAGCACTTCCTCGATCGGATGCAGACCGCCGGTGAACGGACCTTTTACCAGCTTGCGGACGATGCGGCGCGGTATGCCCGGGCCATGTCGGCCGGCGATCTGTTCCCGCATGTCGTCGTCGACGAGGCGCAGGACCTGCACCCCGCTCAGTGGCGGCTGCTCCGCGCGGTGGTGCCTGACGGCCCCAACGACCTGTTCATCGTGGGCGACGCGCACCAGCGGATCTACGACCATCGGGTTGCCCTGGCCACCATGGGCATCAACGTGCGTGGCCGGTCGCACCGCCTGAGGCTCAACTACCGGACCAGCGAGGAGATCCTCACCTGGGCCATCGCGCTGCTGGAGGGCCAGGTGATTGACGACCTCGATGGCGGTGTCGACGACCTGGCCGGATACCGCTCGGCGTTTCGTGGCACGCGGCCACCGACGATGCACGGATATCCGACGCCGGCCGCGGAGCTGGACGGACTGGTGTCGACGGTCCGCGGCTGGATCGAGGGCGGTGTCGAACCGTCCGCGATCGGCGTCGCGGCCCGCACCCGCAGGATGGCCGACGCCGCCGCGAGGGCTCTCGGCGACGCCGGGATCGAAGTCTGTTCTCTGGACCGCAGATGGCGTGGGGGTGTCGAGACCGGCACCATGCACCGTATGAAGGGTCTGGAGTATCGGGCGATGGCCGTCGTCGACGTGGGGACGCGCTCGGTGCCGTCCGTGCATGCCGTCACCCCGAAGACCGACGATCCGGAGCTACACGCCCAGGACACCCTGCGCGAGCTGTGTCTTCTGTACGTGGCATGTACCCGTGCCCGGGAGTTCCTCGCCGTCTCGTGGTCGGGTAGACCGAGCCCGTTTCTGACGTCCCTCGCGACCTGA
- a CDS encoding dienelactone hydrolase family protein, translated as MPVTEIDVRTADGVMDVYLHTPDDDGGGTTPPVVIFYPDAGGVRPVMHDMADQFAARGYAVAVVNYFYRSGKISFDVGKVWSDPDLRAELMAVMGKAAPALVVQDTAALLEVLDARSDVRADKVATVGYCRGGLLAFTVAGAIPDRVAAAASIHGGGIATEEPTSPHLRADDISAALYFGVAANDQSCTPEQQELLTTALDKAGARYELEHYTAAHGFAVADNPSHDAAAEQRHWEKVTALFARELPTG; from the coding sequence GTGCCCGTTACCGAAATCGATGTACGCACGGCCGACGGTGTGATGGACGTGTACCTGCACACCCCCGACGACGACGGCGGCGGCACGACGCCGCCGGTCGTCATCTTCTATCCGGACGCCGGTGGCGTCCGGCCGGTCATGCACGACATGGCCGACCAGTTCGCCGCGCGCGGCTACGCGGTGGCGGTGGTGAACTACTTCTACCGATCCGGCAAGATCTCGTTCGACGTGGGCAAGGTGTGGTCCGATCCTGATCTGCGCGCCGAGTTGATGGCCGTGATGGGCAAGGCGGCCCCGGCGTTGGTCGTGCAGGACACCGCGGCGCTGCTCGAGGTGCTGGACGCGCGGTCCGACGTGCGGGCCGACAAGGTCGCCACCGTCGGCTACTGCCGGGGCGGGCTGCTGGCCTTCACCGTGGCCGGTGCGATCCCGGACCGGGTCGCGGCCGCCGCGTCCATCCACGGCGGTGGCATCGCCACCGAGGAGCCGACCAGCCCGCACCTGCGGGCGGACGACATCAGCGCGGCGCTCTACTTCGGCGTCGCGGCCAACGACCAGTCCTGCACGCCGGAGCAGCAGGAGCTGCTCACCACGGCGCTGGACAAGGCTGGCGCCCGTTACGAGCTGGAGCACTACACCGCCGCCCACGGCTTCGCCGTCGCGGACAACCCCAGCCACGACGCCGCGGCCGAGCAGCGGCACTGGGAGAAGGTCACGGCGCTGTTTGCCCGGGAACTGCCCACCGGCTGA
- a CDS encoding Hsp70 family protein, with protein MGEPILAIDYGTCSARAALAVEGRIEPVREPASGSVSWPASVFADGGNLIVGTLAERRKRIWPAAYRGEIKRDLARDGAVPLDGRGYPTHVLVTAVLGALKAEAEQQLGGQSLTRAVVTVPASYDPAGPLRRVMISAAEAAGFVDVDLLAEPVAAAWSPLVGTEPEPGSLMLVYDLGGGTFEGALVSVGENGRHEMIAHAALHDCGGRDLDQILFDEILGLYGPGLEPLLNPAGPGDMYQTTASRTRHELLDFARAVKHQLTDIAVVEDVFSPAGLLVSMQRERFTQLASPTLARTMACCQHLLENAGYGPDKLGGVLLVGGSSRIPVVTDVLEGRLGVGTDWPGQQLFSPVDPELAVVLGAAAWASSVSTRRTTAARPNPVEQPARWDIPGGRATMVRWLVEPGERFDAGAVLARVRLTDGSLFDLAVEAPGSLIHTHAEPGTPVRDADWLATTLPSGPAPLGSAGAADLRGFERSSRPSLRVEVTARATLKGHERDVTSAAFSPDGALLATTSKDGTRLWDVATGRTSLTLSGRKSLVVHGCAFSPDGKLLATTGSDKTARIWDVASGRQTVTLTGHRGPVYGCAFSPDGSLVATTGTDRTVRLWGSSTGKNIATLNGHRGTVYGCAFSPDGRLLVSAGAESTLLWDVSVGEALMSLPGHTNFAGGCAFSPDGSLLATAGNEGTRLTDAGSGSTVATLPGSAQSCAFSPDGRLLATASTDDTALLWDVSTGAAIATLTGHSSTVMSCAFAPFGLLLATTSTDMTARLWDIIYTP; from the coding sequence GTGGGCGAGCCGATCCTCGCGATCGACTACGGTACCTGCAGTGCCCGGGCGGCTCTTGCCGTCGAAGGCCGCATCGAACCGGTCCGGGAACCCGCCAGCGGCTCCGTGAGCTGGCCGGCGTCGGTGTTCGCCGACGGCGGCAACCTGATCGTCGGTACCCTCGCCGAACGCCGCAAGCGGATCTGGCCCGCCGCCTACCGCGGCGAGATCAAGCGCGACCTGGCCCGCGACGGCGCCGTCCCCCTGGATGGCCGCGGCTATCCCACGCACGTGCTGGTCACCGCCGTGCTCGGCGCCCTGAAGGCGGAGGCGGAGCAGCAGCTCGGCGGGCAGTCGTTGACCCGGGCCGTCGTCACCGTGCCGGCGAGCTACGACCCGGCCGGCCCGCTGCGCCGGGTCATGATCTCGGCGGCGGAGGCCGCCGGCTTCGTCGACGTGGACCTGCTCGCCGAACCGGTCGCCGCGGCCTGGTCGCCGCTGGTCGGCACCGAGCCGGAGCCCGGTTCGCTGATGCTCGTCTACGACCTCGGCGGCGGGACGTTCGAGGGGGCGCTGGTCTCGGTCGGCGAGAACGGCCGGCACGAGATGATCGCGCACGCGGCGCTGCACGACTGCGGCGGGCGCGACCTCGACCAGATCCTCTTCGACGAGATCCTCGGTCTCTACGGCCCGGGGCTGGAGCCGCTGCTCAACCCGGCGGGCCCCGGCGACATGTACCAGACCACGGCCAGCCGCACCCGCCACGAGCTGCTCGACTTCGCCCGCGCGGTCAAGCACCAGCTGACCGACATCGCCGTCGTCGAGGACGTGTTCAGCCCGGCCGGCCTGCTGGTCAGCATGCAGCGCGAGAGGTTCACCCAGCTCGCCTCGCCGACCCTGGCGCGCACGATGGCCTGCTGCCAGCATCTGCTGGAGAACGCCGGGTACGGGCCGGACAAGCTCGGCGGGGTGCTCCTCGTCGGCGGCAGCTCACGCATCCCGGTGGTGACCGACGTCCTGGAGGGACGGCTCGGGGTCGGCACCGACTGGCCCGGCCAGCAGCTGTTCTCCCCGGTCGACCCGGAGCTCGCGGTGGTGCTGGGCGCGGCGGCCTGGGCGTCGTCGGTGTCGACCCGGCGGACCACCGCCGCGCGGCCGAACCCCGTGGAGCAGCCGGCCCGGTGGGACATCCCCGGCGGGCGGGCGACGATGGTCCGCTGGCTGGTCGAACCGGGCGAACGCTTCGACGCCGGCGCCGTGCTGGCCCGCGTCCGGCTGACCGACGGTTCCCTGTTCGACCTGGCCGTCGAGGCGCCGGGCAGCCTCATCCACACCCATGCCGAGCCGGGCACGCCGGTCCGCGACGCCGACTGGCTCGCGACCACCCTGCCCTCGGGGCCGGCGCCGCTGGGGTCGGCGGGCGCCGCGGACCTGCGCGGCTTCGAACGCAGCAGCCGCCCGTCGCTGCGCGTGGAGGTCACCGCGCGGGCCACGCTCAAGGGCCACGAACGCGACGTCACCTCCGCCGCCTTCTCCCCCGACGGCGCGCTGCTCGCCACCACCAGCAAGGACGGCACCCGGCTGTGGGACGTGGCGACCGGCCGCACGTCGCTGACGCTGAGCGGGCGTAAGAGCCTGGTCGTGCACGGCTGCGCGTTCTCCCCCGACGGCAAGCTGCTGGCCACCACCGGCAGCGACAAGACCGCCCGGATCTGGGACGTCGCCTCCGGCCGGCAGACGGTGACGCTGACCGGGCACCGCGGGCCCGTCTACGGCTGCGCGTTCTCCCCCGACGGCAGCCTGGTGGCCACCACCGGCACCGACCGCACCGTGCGACTGTGGGGCTCGTCGACCGGCAAGAACATCGCCACCCTCAACGGCCACCGCGGCACGGTCTACGGCTGCGCGTTCTCCCCCGACGGCCGGCTGCTGGTCTCCGCGGGCGCCGAGTCCACGCTGCTGTGGGACGTCTCCGTCGGGGAGGCCCTCATGAGCCTGCCGGGTCACACGAACTTCGCCGGCGGCTGCGCGTTCTCCCCCGACGGCAGCCTGCTGGCGACCGCCGGCAACGAGGGCACCCGGCTGACCGACGCGGGCAGCGGCAGCACCGTCGCGACCCTGCCCGGCTCGGCCCAGAGCTGCGCGTTCTCCCCCGACGGCCGGCTGCTGGCGACGGCCAGCACCGACGACACGGCCCTGCTGTGGGACGTCTCGACCGGCGCGGCGATCGCCACCCTCACCGGCCACAGCAGCACCGTGATGAGCTGCGCCTTCGCCCCGTTCGGCCTGCTGCTCGCCACCACCAGCACGGACATGACCGCCCGCCTCTGGGACATCATCTACACGCCCTGA
- a CDS encoding response regulator: protein MSAERRPVSVAIIDDHPIATESLAARFAGAGFSVLAPAPSLEAFDRDAAPGVVVCDLHLPGISGAAAVADLHARGLPVLTTSGVATPDEVLDAIAAQARGFVDKTAPAQQFVAAVTAVAAGSYHVSARLAGFLLEDAQRRPLSRGEIGTDERNLLRALAQGDHLDELCAEWGLAAPDAHGLLARIFDAARRRRRLHRPSPREAEVMVLVGCRGLSHKEAARAMNVKTSVVADYLRTVRAKYIASHPDAPPTIPPSAAAALWARELGFD from the coding sequence GTGAGCGCCGAGCGCCGGCCGGTCTCGGTGGCGATCATCGATGACCATCCCATCGCCACCGAGTCGCTGGCCGCCCGCTTCGCCGGCGCCGGGTTCTCGGTCCTCGCGCCGGCCCCGAGCCTGGAGGCGTTCGACCGCGACGCCGCGCCCGGCGTCGTCGTCTGCGACCTGCATCTGCCCGGGATCTCCGGCGCCGCGGCCGTGGCCGACCTGCACGCGCGCGGCCTGCCCGTCCTGACGACGTCCGGGGTGGCGACGCCCGACGAGGTCCTCGACGCGATTGCCGCGCAGGCCCGCGGGTTCGTCGACAAGACGGCGCCGGCGCAGCAGTTCGTGGCTGCGGTCACCGCCGTGGCCGCGGGCAGCTACCACGTCTCCGCCCGCCTCGCCGGCTTCCTGCTGGAGGACGCGCAGCGCCGGCCGCTGTCGCGCGGCGAGATCGGCACCGACGAACGCAACCTGCTGCGCGCCCTCGCCCAGGGGGATCATCTCGACGAGCTGTGCGCCGAGTGGGGACTCGCGGCGCCCGACGCGCACGGCCTGCTCGCCCGGATCTTCGACGCCGCCCGCCGCCGGCGCCGCCTGCACCGGCCCTCACCGCGGGAGGCCGAGGTGATGGTCCTCGTCGGGTGCCGGGGGCTGTCCCACAAGGAGGCGGCCCGGGCGATGAACGTCAAGACCAGCGTCGTCGCCGACTACCTGCGCACGGTGCGGGCCAAGTACATCGCGAGCCATCCCGACGCCCCGCCGACGATCCCCCCGAGCGCCGCCGCCGCGCTCTGGGCCCGCGAGCTCGGCTTCGACTGA
- a CDS encoding sensor histidine kinase gives MTGLDGSAGSPWAIVHRTEQRMSRMVGYARAACATFVVIPLFGWDRLRHPWLAVLIVVAAAGEASWFAWRAWHGPGRLSQRLVLTDVAFCVALMLVGSRAAQAHERNKLMTELVPFSLVASAGVGFGLGLGLLAVFAVVILMTAWSLAVLPDVSLKLGSDLLGFALWYVVAMLIARELRTLSAATAAAQDAARAAGRLAVEQEREAESLRQREITHREIHDYLLPIVDHVAGGGLPSPALVREARRGAQRARRIIMDPRGLDPRVLDGDGNGNGGDGLPEPGETGFEAMMSAVVDAFADEGLALVPFVAIQGEPPVPVREALVAATREALRNVVRHAGGVDEVSLFVEGDADAVLVVVRDRGVGFDPATVRPGGGLSGSYQALRRHGGQALVTARPGDGVKVTLRWPAPSTPPDGTTPPDGTTPSDGTTPSDAPDGEAPSSAAPWQTGPR, from the coding sequence ATGACCGGGTTGGACGGTTCCGCGGGTTCGCCCTGGGCCATCGTCCACCGCACCGAGCAGCGCATGTCGCGGATGGTCGGGTATGCGCGGGCCGCGTGCGCCACGTTCGTGGTCATCCCGCTGTTCGGGTGGGACCGGCTGCGTCACCCCTGGCTCGCCGTGCTGATCGTGGTCGCCGCGGCCGGCGAGGCGAGCTGGTTCGCCTGGCGGGCCTGGCACGGGCCGGGCCGGCTCTCCCAGCGGCTGGTGCTCACCGACGTTGCCTTCTGCGTGGCGCTGATGCTGGTCGGCTCCCGCGCGGCGCAGGCGCACGAGCGCAACAAGCTGATGACCGAACTGGTGCCGTTCAGCCTGGTGGCCTCGGCCGGCGTCGGGTTCGGCCTGGGGCTCGGGCTGCTCGCCGTGTTCGCGGTGGTCATCCTGATGACGGCGTGGAGCCTGGCGGTACTGCCGGACGTCTCCCTCAAGCTCGGCTCGGACCTGTTGGGCTTCGCCCTGTGGTACGTCGTCGCGATGCTCATCGCCCGCGAGCTGCGGACGCTGTCCGCGGCGACCGCCGCCGCCCAGGACGCCGCCAGGGCCGCCGGCCGGCTCGCCGTCGAGCAGGAACGGGAGGCCGAGAGCCTGCGCCAGCGCGAGATCACCCACCGGGAGATCCACGACTACCTGCTGCCCATCGTCGATCACGTCGCCGGCGGCGGCCTGCCCTCCCCCGCGTTGGTGCGGGAGGCCCGCCGCGGGGCGCAGCGGGCCCGGCGCATCATCATGGACCCGCGCGGGCTGGACCCGCGGGTCCTCGACGGCGACGGCAACGGCAACGGCGGCGACGGCCTGCCCGAGCCGGGTGAGACCGGGTTCGAGGCGATGATGTCCGCGGTCGTCGACGCGTTCGCCGACGAGGGCCTCGCGCTCGTCCCCTTCGTGGCGATCCAGGGCGAGCCGCCCGTGCCGGTGCGCGAGGCGCTGGTCGCCGCGACCCGGGAGGCGCTGCGCAACGTCGTGCGGCACGCCGGCGGAGTGGACGAGGTCAGCCTGTTCGTCGAGGGCGACGCCGACGCGGTACTCGTGGTCGTCCGCGACCGGGGCGTCGGGTTCGACCCGGCGACGGTCCGCCCGGGCGGCGGGTTGAGCGGCAGCTACCAGGCCCTGCGCCGGCACGGCGGACAGGCGCTCGTCACCGCCCGGCCGGGCGATGGCGTCAAGGTGACGCTGCGCTGGCCGGCCCCGTCCACGCCGCCCGACGGCACCACACCACCCGACGGCACCACACCGTCGGACGGCACCACACCGTCCGACGCGCCCGACGGCGAGGCACCGTCCTCGGCTGCGCCCTGGCAGACGGGCCCGCGGTGA